The following are from one region of the Salvia hispanica cultivar TCC Black 2014 chromosome 1, UniMelb_Shisp_WGS_1.0, whole genome shotgun sequence genome:
- the LOC125202426 gene encoding receptor-like protein 19, with protein MGSIPSTLANLTELVNLDLSINFLTGSLSPLHSKGLSFLDLSMNSLNGAIPNQFHHLTNLSNLDLSHCGFMGPIPSFHTCKGLEYVHLNHNNLTGSLSHLHFRGLTNLTILNLSHNSLNGSIPPHLFALPVYYLSLSNNQFSGQLEEFPIVNYNISTLDLKRNRIEGPIPNFIFELRSMDSLDLSDNLFNGTFKMSKIQSCPWKLILSNNNLSIDTTNMSSSSHGHICLKWLHLSSCNLYDFPDLRNLSSLSSLNLSNNYLTGDIPSWIWGTEMSNLDLSFNLLTCAEKSHYVNNASYVTRLNLQSNKLHCAFSSLIPTSSKYSAILLANNRLTGVLPTFICNASSFSVLDLSYNNLSGTIPPCLIKIVHEVLNLRGNKISGVIPDQFSRKCRLKTIDVSYNNLGGKVPKSLSNCKNLRVMNVGNNNLEGSFPCMLPLRLRILILRSNRFRGDLRCSKSWPNLQILDISSNHFSGRLNFLNLSSLRGMMLQSPTHLRLDRSNSTFLGANGYYHNEVTLTVKGVEVKLVKIWPDFTCIDLSSNHFHGDIPDAIDLGSLDLSTNKLTGRIPDELTKLDFLSFLNLSFNHLTGPIPTSSHFQTFSADSFEGNAGLSGFPLNGSFKNHRPPGPSPSQDSEPKDEETEWEYVFAAFGYVVGIASVAWTLLCCRRLRERYFEKIEEVADKMFFDRGRRRRHERSIRMSEERRNGLRRRHHQSPPVR; from the exons ATGGGATCGATTCCATCGACGTTGGCCAACCTAACAGAGCTAGTTAACCTGGATCTTTCGATCAACTTCCTCACCGGCTCGCTATCTCCCTTGCATTCCAAAGGGCTCTCTTTTTTGGATTTAAGCATGAATTCATTGAATGGCGCCATTCCTAACCAGTTCCATCATCTCACAAATTTGAGTAACCTTGATTTGTCACATTGTGGTTTCATGGGACCAATTCCTTCATTTCATACTTGCAAGGGTCTTGAATACGTACATCTGAACCATAATAATTTGACGGGCTCACTTTCTCACTTGCATTTTCGAGGTCTTACAAACCTCaccattttaaatttaagccACAATTCATTGAACGGCTCCATCCCTCCCCATCTTTTTGCCTTGCCCGTTTATTATCTTAGTCTGTCCAACAACCAATTCAGTGGCCAGCTCGAAGAGTTTCCAATTGTTAATTATAACATTTCTACGCTAGATTTGAAGAGAAATAGGATAGAAGGTCCTATTCCTAACTTCATCTTCGAGCTTCGAAGCATGGACAGTCTCGACCTTTCAGACAACTTGTTCAATGGCACTTTTAAGATGAGTAAGATTCAAAGTTGCCCTTGGAAACTTATTCTTTCTAACAACAACTTGTCAATTGACACAACCAACATGAGTTCAAGTTCACATGGACATATTTGCTTAAAGTGGTTGCATCTGTCATCTTGCAATTTGTACGATTTCCCAGACCTTAGAAATCTATCCTCTTTGTCTAGTTTAAACCTCTCAAACAATTATTTGACAGGGGATATTCCTAGTTGGATTTGGGGAACTGAAATGTCCAATTTGGACCTTTCTTTTAATCTTCTTACATGTGCTGAAAAGTCTCACTATGTTAATAATGCTTCATATGTTACAAGACTAAACTTGCAGTCTAACAAGTTGCATTGTGCCTTCTCTTCCTTGATCCCAACCTCTTCAAAGTATTCCGCTATCTTGCTCGCAAACAATAGACTAACCGGAGTCCTTCCAACGTTCATCTGCAATGCATCTTCATTTAGTGTTCTCGACTTGTCTTACAATAACTTGAGTGGTACCATACCTCCTTGCCTAATCAAAATTGTGCATGAAGTGCTCAATCTTAGGGGAAACAAAATTAGTGGTGTTATCCCGGATCAATTTTCTAGGAAGTGCCGCCTAAAAACCATAGATGTTAGTTACAACAACTTAGGCGGAAAGGTTCCTAAGTCTCTGTCAAATTGTAAGAATCTACGGGTGATGAATGTTGGAAACAACAACCTTGAGGGTAGTTTCCCTTGTATGCTGCCGTTGAGGTTGCGCATCCTTATCTTGCGCTCCAATAGATTCCGAGGAGACTTGAGATGTAGTAAGAGTTGGCCGAATCTTCAAATTCTGGATATATCTTCAAATCATTTCAGTGGTCGTCTGAATTTTCTAAACTTGTCAAGTTTGAGAGGAATGATGCTACAGAGTCCTACACATCTCAGGCTCGACCGCTCTAACTCTACCTTTTTAGGTGCCAATGGTTACTATCACAATGAGGTGACATTAACCGTCAAAGGAGTTGAGGTGAAGCTCGTGAAGATTTGGCCTGACTTTACATGCATTGATTTGTCTTCCAATCATTTTCATGGAGATATACCAGACGCAATTG ATCTTGGGTCGCTTGACCTCTCTACAAACAAGCTCACCGGGAGAATACCGGACGAGCTCACAAAACTCGATTTCCTTTCATTCTTGAATCTGTCTTTCAATCATCTCACCGGACCGATCCCAACCAGTAGCCACTTTCAAACGTTTTCAGCAGATTCATTTGAAGGAAACGCGGGGTTATCTGGATTCCCACTCAACGGAAGTTTCAAGAACCATCGTCCCCCTGGTCCATCACCATCACAGGATTCGGAACCAAAAGATGAGGAGACTGAGTGGGAATATGTGTTTGCTGCATTTGGTTATGTTGTGGGAATAGCAAGCGTCGCATGGACATTGTTATGTTGCAGAAGGCTGAGAGAAAGATACTTTGAGAAAATAGAAGAGGTTGCTGACAAGATGTTCTTTGATCgaggaaggagaagaagacaTGAAAGAAGCATAAGAATGAGCGAAGAGAGGAGGAATGGGCTTAGGAGACGTCATCACCAGTCACCACCAGTGAGGTGA
- the LOC125220135 gene encoding receptor-like protein 33 codes for MTSPQNCAAILLANNRLTGVLPTYICNAFLSALDLSYNNISGSIPPCLFNASFRIGVLNLRGNKISGVIPSQFSRDCDLQTFDVSNNNLVGKVPKSLANCVNLVVVNVGNNNLEGSFPCMLPLSLRILLLRSNRFHGDLHCRKSWPNLQILDISSNDFSGRLNVLNFLSLRGMMLQSRTHARLNHSNSKFLGDGSYYQNDVTLTVKGIEVKLVKIWPDFTCIDLSSNHFEGEIPDAIGNLSLLYLLNLSHNSLTDAIPRSLGALTELGSLDLSDNKLTGRIPDELTKLTFLSILNVSYNDLKGMIPTGRQFQTFTADSYVGNSGLSGFPLNGSFNNRRPPAPSPSEDSESKDEEIEWEYVFVASGYVVGLGCVAWTLLCCRRLRERYFEKIEEIADKIFYERGRRRRHKRRIRLREERRNGLRRHHHRQ; via the exons ATGACTTCACCACAA AACTGTGCCGCTATCTTGCTCGCAAACAATAGACTAACCGGAGTCCTTCCAACCTACatctgcaatgcatttctcAGTGCTCTCGACTTGTCTTACAATAACATCAGTGGTAGCATCCCTCCTTGCCTGTTCAACGCAAGTTTTAGGATCGGAGTGCTCAATCTTAGGGGAAACAAAATCAGTGGTGTTATCCCTAGTCAATTTTCTCGTGACTGTGACCTACAAACCTTTGATGTTAGTAACAACAACTTAGTCGGTAAGGTTCCTAAGTCTCTGGCGAATTGTGTGAACTTAGTGGTAGTGAATGTTGGAAACAACAACCTCGAGGGTAGTTTCCCTTGCATGCTCCCGTTGAGCTTGCGCATCCTTCTTTTGCGCTCCAACAGATTCCATGGAGACTTGCATTGTCGGAAGAGTTGGCcgaatcttcaaattttggaTATATCTTCAAATGATTTCAGTGGTCGTCTGAATGTGCTAAACTTCTTAAGTTTGAGAGGAATGATGCTACAGAGTCGAACACATGCCAGACTCAACCATTCTAACTCCAAATTTTTAGGTGACGGTAGTTACTACCAAAATGACGTGACATTAACCGTCAAAGGGATTGAGGTGAAGCTTGTGAAGATTTGGCCTGACTTTACATGCATTGATTTGTCTTCCAATCATTTTGAAGGAGAAATACCAGATGCAATTGGCAATCTTAGCTTACTCTATCTTCTCAACTTATCCCACAACTCTCTCACTGATGCAATCCCGAGATCATTGGGTGCCTTGACAGAGCTTGGGTCGCTCGACCTCTCTGACAACAAGCTCACCGGGAGAATACCAGATGAGCTCACAAAACTCACATTTCTTTCAATCTTGAATGTGTCTTACAATGATCTGAAAGGGATGATTCCAACTGGTCGTCAGTTTCAAACATTTACGGCAGATTCATATGTAGGAAACTCGGGGTTATCTGGTTTCCCACTCAACGGAAGTTTCAACAACCGTCGACCACCTGCTCCATCTCCATCAGAGGATTCAGAATCAAAAGATGAGGAGATTGAGTGGGAATATGTGTTTGTTGCGTCTGGTTATGTTGTGGGATTAGGATGTGTCGCGTGGACACTGTTATGTTGCAGAAGGTTGAGAGAAAGATACTTTGAGAAGATAGAAGAGATAGCTGACAAGATATTCTACGAGagaggaaggagaagaagacataaaagaagaataagacTAAGAGAAGAGAGGAGGAATGGGCTTAGGAGACATCATCATCGTCAGTGA
- the LOC125190420 gene encoding receptor-like protein 49: protein MESTANVRHLDLSSNRIGREIPGLEKHHYLHSSHLFSYSALLLANNRLSGAILTSFCSASSFSVLDLSFNNWSETFDVSNNNLTGKLPKSLGNCKSLALLNVRNDDFEGSFPCMLPLSLRILVLRSNRFHGDLRCSKSWPNLQILDISLNNFSGNVEPLNFSSWSGGIPDAIGNLSSLYLLNLSRNVFTGGIPESLGGLTELGSLDLSSNKLTGRIPHELTELGFLSILNVSYNDLTGMIPIGRQFQTLSADLFEGNAGLCGFPLDRSCSRPPRGPSEPEDDSMPSESKVGEIE, encoded by the exons TTGGACCTCTCGAGCAATCGCATTGGTAGGGAAATTCCTG GTTTGGAAAAGCATCACTATTTGCATTCTTCTCATCTGTTTAGTTACTCTGCTCTCTTGCTTGCCAACAATAGACTATCTGGAGCGATTCTAACCTCCTTCTGCAGTGCGTCTTCGTTCAGTGTTCTCGACTTGTCTTTCAATAACTGGAGCG AAACATTTGATGTTAGTAACAACAACTTAACTGGGAAGCTTCCTAAGTCTTTGGGAAATTGTAAGAGCTTAGCATTGCTGAATGTTAGAAACGACGACTTTGAGGGTAGTTTTCCTTGCATGCTACCGTTGAGCTTGCGCATACTTGTTTTGCGCTCCAACAGATTCCATGGAGACTTGAGATGTAGCAAGAGTTGGCCGAATCTTCAAATTCTAGATATATCTTTGAATAATTTCAGCGGGAATGTGGAACCGCTAAACTTCTCGAGCTGGAGTG GGGGAATACCGGATGCAATTGGTAATCTTAGCTCACTTTACCTTCTCAACTTATCCAGGAATGTTTTCACTGGCGGCATCCCAGAATCATTGGGTGGGTTGACAGAGCTTGGGTCGCTCGATCTCTCTTCAAACAAGCTCACCGGGAGAATACCACACGAGCTCACAGAACTCGGTTTCCTTTCAATTTTGAATGTATCTTACAATGATCTGACAGGGATGATCCCAATTGGCCGGCAGTTCCAAACGCTCTCTGCGGATTTGTTTGAAGGAAACGCGGGGTTATGTGGTTTCCCACTTGACAGAAGTTGCAGCAGGCCTCCTCGTGGACCATCGGAGCCAGAAGATGATTCAATGCCATCGGAATCGAAAGTTGGGGAGATTGAGTAG